Within Hydrogenoanaerobacterium saccharovorans, the genomic segment CGGGCAAGCTTTACGTCGTTTAAACCAATCACCGCAAGTTCGCTCATTGCAAAAAAAGCGTTACTCAAAATCAAAAACAACAACAATCCAATGTAAAACCAGATGTTTCCGCCGGGATCTTCCATAATTGTAATTCAAACTCCTCTGCGGCTGAAATGCCGCCTCATATTTGCGCTATAGGGTACACATAATAAACGTTACTCCCGCTTTGTAGGCTGTGGCGTATTGCCGATACTTATGTAATAAGTATCGTACTGCTTAAAATATACCGTTTTTTGGTGCACTTGTCAATTTAACGGTTGGAATAACATGGTTTTTATTATCTGTACCGCCCGGCTTAGTGTATCATAGCCTGATTATTGCTCTTTCATTCATTCTGCAAGTGCTTTTTCAATTCGTTCATAAGGCTTAAAAAAACTTTTTGCAAATGTTTTAGTATCGCATTTTGCGACTTTTTTCTTTTTCTGTGCACTGAAAACAACTTCTTTAAATTTTACACTTTACGACACAATAAAACCGATAACTTTACAGCTTTTTAACTACTCAAAAAGCTGTTTTGCTATTTACACAACGGAGCAAAAGTGTTAGAATTTATAAGGTAAAGTCTTTTTTTAAAGGCTAGGTCAAAAGTAGCTACAAATTCTAAGGAGGAATATCAAAACATGGCAAGAAAAATGAAAACCATGGACGGCAACAATGCTGCCGCTCATGTGTCGTATGCATTTACCGATCTTGCAGCGATTTACCCCATCACACCGTCTTCCGTTATGGCTGAGGTTTCAGACAAATGGTCGGCTGACGGGCGTGTAAACATCTTCGGTGAAAAAGTAAAAGTAGTAGAGATGCAGTCTGAGGCCGGTGCTGCAGGTACCGTTCACGGCTCTCTTGCTGCCGGTGCTCTTACCACCACCTTTACCGCTTCTCAGGGTCTTCTTCTTATGATCCCTAACATGTACAAAATGGCCGGTGAACTTCTGCCAGCAGTTATTGACGTTTCTGCTCGTGCGGTTGCTTCGCACGCACTGAATATTTTCGGTGATCACTCTGACGTTTATGCTTGCCGTCAAACCGGTTTTGCTATGCTCTGCGAGGGCAACGTACAAGAGGTTATGGACCTGACCGCAGTTGCTCATCTTTCTGCTATCAAAGGCAGAGTACCTTTCTTGAACTTCTTCGATGGTTTCAGAACCTCTCACGAGATTCAGAAAATCGAAGTATGGGATTACGCAGACCTCAAAGAGATGTGCGATTTGGATGCTGTTGATGCATTCAGAAAGAACGCACTCAACCCCGAGCATCCTGTACTGCGCGGTACCGCACAGAACGGCGATATCTTCTTCCAGGCTCGTGAGGCTTGCAATAAATTCTATGATGCTCTTCCCGCAGTTGTGGAAGATTACATGGGCAAAGTAAATGCCAAACTCGGCACCAACTACGGCTTATTCAACTACTATGGTGCCCCCGATGCTGACAATGTCATTGTTGCAATGGGCTCTGTTTGCGATACCATTGAAGAGACCATCGATTACCTGAATGCAAACGGCAAAAAAGTTGGTTTGATTAAAGTTCGTCTTTACAGACCGTTCTCTGCTGCTCACCTGATTGCTGCAATCCCCGAGACTGCAAAGGTAATTTCTGTTCTTGACAGAACCAAAGAGCCTGGTTCTTTGGGCGAGCCTTTGTACCTCGACGTTGTTGCATCTCTCAAAGATTCCAAATTCCATAACACTCCCGTTTTGGGCGGACGTTACGGTTTGGGTTCGAAAGATACCACACCTGCACAGATTATTGCTGTTTACAACAATGCTGCTGCACAGGGTAAAAAGACATTTACCATCGGCATCACCGATGACGTTACCAATCTTTCTCTCGAAATCACCGAGAACCCCGATACTACACCAAAAGGCACAACCAGCTGTAAATTCTGGGGTCTTGGTTCTGACGGTACCGTTGGTGCAAACAAAAACTCCATCAAGATTATTGGTGACCACACCGACATGTATGCACAGGCATACTTTGCTTATGACTCTAAAAAATCCGGCGGCGTAACCATTTCTCACTTGAGATTCGGCCACACCCCCATCCGTTCTACCTACTACATCAACAAAGCAAACTTTGTTGCTTGCCACAACCCCTCTTATGTAGGTAAATACGATATGGTTGAGGATTTGAAAGACGGCGGTACCTTCCTGCTGAACTGCGGTTGGGATATGGACGAAATCAATGCAAGAATGCCCGGTAAGGACAAGCGTTATATCGCAAACCACAACATTAAGTTCTACACACTGGACGGCGTTAAAGCAGGTAAAGAGCTCGGCCTCGGCACCAGAATCAACACCGTTCTGCAGTCTGCTTTCTTTAAACTTGCCAACATCATTCCTCAGGAAGATGCTATCAAATACATGAAAGACGCTGCAACTGCTTCTTACGGCAAAAAAGGTGAGAAAGTTGTTGCAATGAACCACGCTGCAATCGATATGGGTGCAAATGCCATCGTCGAGATTAAAGTTCCCGAAGATTGGAAGAATGCTCCCGACAACGAGTACGATAAAGTATCGGTAGCAACCGGCTCCAGAAAAGAACTGGTAGACTACGTTAACAACATTCAGATTCCTGTTAATGCACAGCGCGGCGATAAACTGCCTGTATCTGCATTCAACGGTGCTGAAGACGGTACTTTCCCGCAGGGTTCTGCTGCATTTGAAAAACGCGGCATCGCAGTAGATACACCGCAATGGCAGCCTGAAAACTGCATCCAGTGTAACTTCTGTTCTTATGTTTGCCCGCATGCTGTTATCCGCCCGATGGTTATGACTGAAGAAGAGGCTGCAAAAGCTCCCGCTTCTCAGAAATACGTCGACATGGTTGGTATGCCCGGCTACAAATTTGCTATGACCGTTTCTGTACTGGACTGCACAGGCTGCGGCTCTTGTGCAAACGTATGCCCTGGTAAGAAGGGTGCTAAAGCACTGGTTATGAAGCCTTTGGATGAGAACCTGGACAAACAGGAAGGTGCTGCTTACAACCTCACTCTGTCTGCAAAACCAGAAGTATTTGAGAAATTCAAAGAAACAACCGTTAAAGGCAGCCAGTTTAAACAGCCTCTGCTCGAATTCTCGGGCGCATGCGGCGGCTGCGGTGAAACACCTTACGCAAAACTTGCTACCCAGCTGTTTGGCGATAGAATGTACATTGCAAATGCTACCGGTTGTTCTTCCATCTGGGGCGGCTCTGCTCCATCTACACCGTACACCGTTAACAAGAAAGGCTTCGGCCCCGCTTGGGCGAACTCTCTGTTTGAAGATAACGCAGAGTTTGGCTACGGTATGTACCTTGCTCAGGCTACCCTGCGCAACCAGGCTATTACAAAAATCCTTGCACTTTCGAAAAATGCAGAAGGTGCAGTAAAAGAGGCTTGCGAGGCTTACCTCTCTACCGTTAACGACGGTGTTGCAAACACACCTGCTGCTGAAAAACTCATTGCTGAGCTTGAAAAATGCGGCTGTGCCGAGGCAAAAGAAATCCTCAAAAACAAAGAATTCCTCGCTAAGAAATCCAACTGGATCTTCGGCGGCGACGGTTGGGCATTTGATATCGGCTTTGGCGGTTTGGATCACGTTATCGCTTCCGGTGAGGACGTTAACATTCTCGTATTCAACACCGAGGTTTACTCCAACACAGGTGGTCAGTCCTCTAAAGCAACCCCGACAGGTGCTGTTGCTCAGTTTGCTGCTGCAGGTAAAGAAGTAAAACAAAAAGACCTTGCTGCCATTGCAATGAGCTACGGTTATGTATACGTTGCTCAGGTTGCTATGGGTGCCGACTACAACCAATGCATCAAAGCATTTGTTGAGGCAGAAAGCTACCACGGTCCTTCTCTGATCATTGCTTACTCGCCTTGTATCAACCACGGTATTAAGGGCGGCTTGGTAAATGCTCAGACACAAATCAAGGCTGCGGTTGCTGCAGGTTACTGGCATATGTTCCGCTTCGACCCACGTCTGGCGGGAGAAGGCAAGAACCCGTTCCAGCTCGATTCGAAAGCTCCTTCTGCAAGCTATGCAGACTTTATCAAGAACGAAGTTCGCTATACTGCTCTTACCCGCGCATTCCCAGAGAGAGCAGAAGTTCTGTTTGATAAAGCAGAGAAGGTTGCTGCTGATAAGTACAACCACTTGCTGAAACTCTCTAAACTCTACGATGTAGAATAATTGGTAAATTACCAATAAAACAATCGAGGGCATCTGTTCATTCAGATGCCCTCGTTTTTTATTAAAGCTAATTACATATTATCCAAGACAGTCTTGTCTTTGTATAAATAATTACGAAATTATCGGAGAAAAAGCCGCCACCAAATTAAATACAAAAGCGATGCTAAACGTGTAAAACACGTTTAGCATCGCTTTTCTTAATTATTTTTATTCCTTTATTTTGCAAACATCCACCCAACCTATGCTGTTTGAGCATTGAACCAACTCGTCTATTGACAATCCAATTGCACTGTTGCTGCTTCCGCATGCTGGGTAGACTTTGTCAAATCTTTTTAGCGAAATATCAAGATAAACCATTACACTTTTGTTGATTGCGAACGGGCAAACTCCGCCTACCGCGTGCCCTACTTTTTCTTCCACTTCCTGTGGTGGTATCATTTTAGCTTTTGTACTAAATTGGGCTTTGTATTTGGCATTATCCAGTTTGGTGTCGCCCGCAGTAACAATTAGTACGCTCTCAGTCTCTGTTTCACAAGCAATCGATTTTGCAATGCGTTCAGGTTCACATCCCAATGCTTTTGCTGCCAACTCTACCGTAGCAGAAGATGTGTCAAACTCCTCAATCTTATCAGCAACGCCAAATTGCTTTAGATATTCTCTTACTTTTTCAACTGACATTGTATGAATTCCTTTATCACATTTTTAAAAAGCAGTGCAAAGTAGTAATCACTCTGCACCGCTTTTTTCAATTTATTTGGTTTCTGGCTGTGCCGAAGCATCAATTTTAATGTGCAGCTCGCGCAGGCTCTTATCCTCAACGGTGTTGGGGCACTGGCTCATCGGCTCGCTTGCATTCTGTACTTTGGGGAATGCAATCACGTCGCGAATGCTGTCTTTTTCAAGCATCAGCATCACAAGTCTGTCCAAACCGAATGCCATACCACAGTGCGGTGGTGCACCGTATTTGTATGCGTCGATGAGGAAACCGAACTTCTCCCTTGCGTCCTCCATCGTAAAGCCCAGTGCTTTAAACATACGCTCCTGCAACTCGGGGTCGTTGATACGAACCGAACCGCCGCCCACCTCGCAGCCGTTCATAACCATATCGTATGCTCTTGCAAGGCAATGCGCAGGGTCTTTTTCCACCATATCAATGTCTTCTACTTTCGGCATGGTAAACGGGTGGTGTTTTGCCACGTAACGGTTTTCTTCTTCGCTGTACTCAAACAGCGGGAAGTCGGTAACCCACAGCAAATCAAAGGTACCTTCTTTAATTAGTCCCAGTCTGTCGGCCATTTCACAGCGCAGTGCACCGAGAGAATCGTACACCACGTTGTTGTCGGCGTCTGCCACTACCAGCAGAACATCGCCTTTTTTTGCACCCATTCTTTCGCGAATAGCGTTTTTCTCTTCTTCATTCAGGAATTTTTCAAAGCTGGATGTCTCGCTGTCTTCGGTAAGGCGGGTGTATGCCAAGCCTTTCGCCTTGTAGGTTTTTACAAAGTCGGTTAGCTTATCAATCTCTTTACGCGAAAGATGGTGTGCACCGTCTTTTACATTGATCGCGCGGACACTGCCTCCGCCTGCAATTGCACCTGCAAACACCTTAAACTCGGTATTTTTCAAAATATCCGAAAGGTCTATCAACTCCAAACCAAATCTGGTATCGGGTTTGTCCGAGCCGTAACGGTTCATCGCCTCAGCATAAGAGATTCTGCGGAACGGAGTTTCAATATCAACCCCGAGTGCATCTTTCATGACACGTTTGATAAAGCCTTCGTTGGTGCACATGATGTCTTCTTCATCGGCAAAAGACATCTCAAGGTCGATTTGGGTAAACTCCGGCTGACGGTCTGCACGCAAGTCCTCATCACGGAAGCATCGTGCAATTTGTAGGTAGCGGTCAAACCCCGAGAGCATCAACAGTTGCTTGTAAAGCTGCGGCGACTGCGGCAATGCGTAAAATTTGCCCTCGTGTAAACGAGACGGCACCAAATAATCGCGCGCACCCTCTGGGGTAGATTTGATGAGAATAGGGGTTTCTATTTCAAGAAAGTTGTGTTCATCGTAGTAGTCGCGCGCAACCTTTACAATTTTATGGCGCATCTGGATAGCACGCTGCATTTCGCTGCGGCGCAGGTCAAGGTAACGGTATTTCAACCGCAGCTCTTCCTTTACATTGGTGGTATCGGTAATTTCGAACGGGGGGGTTTGTGCTTTGCCCAAAATACGCAGGTCAACCACAAAAATTTCTATATCGCCTGTTTTGATGTCTTTATTGATTGCTTCGCGTTTGCGAACAACACCTTTTGCCATAATTACATACTCGCCGCGCAAAGTCTCTGCTTTTTCAAACACTTCGCGTGCGGTTGCATCGTCAAAAGCAAGCTGTAAAATGCCGCTACGGTCACGCAAATCGATAAAAAGAAGATTGCCCAAATTGCGAATTTTTTGAACCCAACCTGCTACAACCACTTCTTTACCAATGTTATCAATGGTGAGTTCTGTACAATAATTGGTTCGTTTTAAACCGTTCATAGTATCAGCCATATTATTTCTCCTCCGTTATGTTGGCTTGTTCTATCCCACAGGTGATGACAGAAACCTGCTCGTCATAGATAAAATCCACCAAATCATCAAACGCAACCTCTTTGGTTTCGCCTGTACTCATGTTTTTAACCAGTGCTTTGCCTGCTGCAAGCTCGTTGTCGCCCAAAATACAGCTGAATTGGCAGCCAAGCTTATCGGCATACTTCATCTGTGCTTTTACACTTCTGCCAACGGTATCGCATTCGGCATAAAATCCCTCTTTGCGTAGCTCGTTTACAAGGGCAAATGCTTTTACCGATGCCTCCTCGCCGATGCTGCCGATGTAAATGGTGCAAGGGGTTCTCTGGGGGAACTCCGCGCCGCTCGCCTCCATTACTTTGATAAGGCGTTCAAGCCCCATTGCAAAACCGATACCCGCAAGTTTTGGTCCGCCAAGCTGCTCGATCATACCGTCGTAACGGCCGCCGCCGCACACCGTACCCTGTGCGCCAATGCTGTTGGTTACAAACTCAAACACCGTTTTAGTGTAATAATCCAGCCCGCGCACAATGTTTG encodes:
- the nifJ gene encoding pyruvate:ferredoxin (flavodoxin) oxidoreductase produces the protein MARKMKTMDGNNAAAHVSYAFTDLAAIYPITPSSVMAEVSDKWSADGRVNIFGEKVKVVEMQSEAGAAGTVHGSLAAGALTTTFTASQGLLLMIPNMYKMAGELLPAVIDVSARAVASHALNIFGDHSDVYACRQTGFAMLCEGNVQEVMDLTAVAHLSAIKGRVPFLNFFDGFRTSHEIQKIEVWDYADLKEMCDLDAVDAFRKNALNPEHPVLRGTAQNGDIFFQAREACNKFYDALPAVVEDYMGKVNAKLGTNYGLFNYYGAPDADNVIVAMGSVCDTIEETIDYLNANGKKVGLIKVRLYRPFSAAHLIAAIPETAKVISVLDRTKEPGSLGEPLYLDVVASLKDSKFHNTPVLGGRYGLGSKDTTPAQIIAVYNNAAAQGKKTFTIGITDDVTNLSLEITENPDTTPKGTTSCKFWGLGSDGTVGANKNSIKIIGDHTDMYAQAYFAYDSKKSGGVTISHLRFGHTPIRSTYYINKANFVACHNPSYVGKYDMVEDLKDGGTFLLNCGWDMDEINARMPGKDKRYIANHNIKFYTLDGVKAGKELGLGTRINTVLQSAFFKLANIIPQEDAIKYMKDAATASYGKKGEKVVAMNHAAIDMGANAIVEIKVPEDWKNAPDNEYDKVSVATGSRKELVDYVNNIQIPVNAQRGDKLPVSAFNGAEDGTFPQGSAAFEKRGIAVDTPQWQPENCIQCNFCSYVCPHAVIRPMVMTEEEAAKAPASQKYVDMVGMPGYKFAMTVSVLDCTGCGSCANVCPGKKGAKALVMKPLDENLDKQEGAAYNLTLSAKPEVFEKFKETTVKGSQFKQPLLEFSGACGGCGETPYAKLATQLFGDRMYIANATGCSSIWGGSAPSTPYTVNKKGFGPAWANSLFEDNAEFGYGMYLAQATLRNQAITKILALSKNAEGAVKEACEAYLSTVNDGVANTPAAEKLIAELEKCGCAEAKEILKNKEFLAKKSNWIFGGDGWAFDIGFGGLDHVIASGEDVNILVFNTEVYSNTGGQSSKATPTGAVAQFAAAGKEVKQKDLAAIAMSYGYVYVAQVAMGADYNQCIKAFVEAESYHGPSLIIAYSPCINHGIKGGLVNAQTQIKAAVAAGYWHMFRFDPRLAGEGKNPFQLDSKAPSASYADFIKNEVRYTALTRAFPERAEVLFDKAEKVAADKYNHLLKLSKLYDVE
- the aspS gene encoding aspartate--tRNA ligase; its protein translation is MADTMNGLKRTNYCTELTIDNIGKEVVVAGWVQKIRNLGNLLFIDLRDRSGILQLAFDDATAREVFEKAETLRGEYVIMAKGVVRKREAINKDIKTGDIEIFVVDLRILGKAQTPPFEITDTTNVKEELRLKYRYLDLRRSEMQRAIQMRHKIVKVARDYYDEHNFLEIETPILIKSTPEGARDYLVPSRLHEGKFYALPQSPQLYKQLLMLSGFDRYLQIARCFRDEDLRADRQPEFTQIDLEMSFADEEDIMCTNEGFIKRVMKDALGVDIETPFRRISYAEAMNRYGSDKPDTRFGLELIDLSDILKNTEFKVFAGAIAGGGSVRAINVKDGAHHLSRKEIDKLTDFVKTYKAKGLAYTRLTEDSETSSFEKFLNEEEKNAIRERMGAKKGDVLLVVADADNNVVYDSLGALRCEMADRLGLIKEGTFDLLWVTDFPLFEYSEEENRYVAKHHPFTMPKVEDIDMVEKDPAHCLARAYDMVMNGCEVGGGSVRINDPELQERMFKALGFTMEDAREKFGFLIDAYKYGAPPHCGMAFGLDRLVMLMLEKDSIRDVIAFPKVQNASEPMSQCPNTVEDKSLRELHIKIDASAQPETK
- a CDS encoding YbaK/EbsC family protein gives rise to the protein MSVEKVREYLKQFGVADKIEEFDTSSATVELAAKALGCEPERIAKSIACETETESVLIVTAGDTKLDNAKYKAQFSTKAKMIPPQEVEEKVGHAVGGVCPFAINKSVMVYLDISLKRFDKVYPACGSSNSAIGLSIDELVQCSNSIGWVDVCKIKE